The proteins below are encoded in one region of Belonocnema kinseyi isolate 2016_QV_RU_SX_M_011 chromosome 3, B_treatae_v1, whole genome shotgun sequence:
- the LOC117170085 gene encoding uncharacterized protein LOC117170085 has translation MSLQVEGGTQVQVPRSLMQAFLQQDPNHPGLETVRLPTPGAVGQLPPHCREIETEICLVCRRCGRAYPQETTLLAHQRSCYLGNQQRRGALRLVQSRYSCSLCDSGTSTRTYGSLTEIRRHLETIQHRTHEANLFVKKKLENKPLENKQQDKKQLDNNPDSDIHSGEEANPLIDEMEDVVNQITLLAARAAAESTTGHQTNGNQDNNNGPEKRQKHLQFSALAGAKF, from the coding sequence ATGTCTCTGCAAGTGGAAGGCGGAACCCAGGTTCAAGTTCCACGATCCTTGATGCAAGCCTTCCTCCAGCAGGATCCGAACCACCCTGGTCTAGAGACAGTTCGCCTACCAACACCTGGAGCTGTTGGTCAATTGCCTCCTCACTGCCGTGAAATCGAAACGGAAATCTGCTTAGTATGTCGCAGATGTGGAAGAGCTTATCCTCAGGAAACAACCTTACTTGCTCATCAGCGTTCCTGTTACCTGGGGAACCAACAGCGTCGCGGTGCTTTGCGTCTTGTTCAGAGTCGCTACTCCTGTTCCCTCTGCGATAGCGGCACCTCCACTAGAACTTATGGAAGCCTCACTGAGATTAGACGTCATCTGGAGACTATTCAGCATCGGACTCATGAGGCTAATCTATTTGTCAAAAAGAAATTGGAGAACAAGCCATTGGAGAACAAGCAACAGGACAAGAAGCAACTAGACAACAATCCTGACTCTGATATTCATTCTGGTGAGGAGGCAAATCCACTGATAGACGAGATGGAAGATGTGGTCAACCAGATCACTCTTCTGGCTGCTAGAGCTGCTGCTGAAAGCACTACTGGTCATCAAACGAACGGAAATCAGGACAACAACAATGGCCCTGAAAAGAGACAAAAACATCTCCAGTTTTCCGCTCTTGCTGGGGCTAAATTTTAG